A genomic window from Pseudomonas alcaligenes includes:
- a CDS encoding aldehyde dehydrogenase family protein, with protein MNHIRLISPVDGSLYAERAIIGSHQLEQVLHQAQEAQRAWRELSIAQRAGYCLKAVEAMLAMQDEIVPELAWQMGRPVRFGAGELRGFEERARYMIGIAESALADVLPEPREGFRRFIRREPLGTVLVIAPWNYPYLTAVNAIIPALMAGNAVLLKHASQTLLVGERFAQAFARADLPDGLFHNLVLDHGQTGALIASGQVQQVNFTGSVEGGQMMESAAAGHFIGVGLELGGKDPAYVRADADLAHAVENLVDGSFFNSGQSCCGIERIYVDHKLYPAFVEGFVELTRQYVLGNPLGQATTLGPLVRAQAAEFVRGQIAQATAKGARALIDAKSFAADAPGTPYMAPQVLVQVDHEMAVMREESFGPVVGIMPVAGDAEAIALMNDSPYGLSAAIWSSDLDAAERLGGQLETGTVFMNRCDYLDPALAWTGVKHTGRGATLSRLGYEHLTRPKSFHLRHQL; from the coding sequence ATGAACCATATCCGCCTGATCTCGCCGGTCGACGGCAGCCTCTACGCCGAGCGGGCCATCATCGGCAGCCACCAACTGGAACAGGTCCTGCACCAGGCCCAGGAAGCCCAGCGCGCCTGGCGCGAACTCTCCATCGCCCAGCGCGCCGGCTACTGCCTGAAGGCGGTGGAGGCCATGCTGGCGATGCAGGACGAGATAGTCCCCGAGCTGGCCTGGCAGATGGGCCGCCCGGTGCGCTTCGGCGCCGGCGAGCTGCGCGGCTTCGAGGAGCGCGCACGCTACATGATCGGCATCGCCGAGAGCGCCCTGGCCGATGTGCTGCCCGAGCCCCGTGAGGGTTTTCGCCGCTTCATCCGCCGCGAGCCACTGGGCACCGTGCTGGTCATCGCGCCGTGGAACTACCCCTACCTGACGGCAGTGAACGCCATCATCCCGGCACTGATGGCCGGCAACGCCGTGCTGCTCAAGCACGCCAGCCAGACCCTGCTGGTCGGCGAGCGCTTCGCCCAGGCCTTCGCCCGCGCCGACCTGCCGGACGGACTGTTCCACAACCTGGTGCTGGACCACGGCCAGACCGGCGCGCTGATCGCCTCCGGGCAGGTGCAGCAGGTCAACTTCACCGGCTCGGTGGAAGGCGGGCAGATGATGGAGAGCGCCGCCGCCGGCCACTTCATCGGCGTCGGCCTGGAGCTGGGCGGCAAGGACCCGGCCTACGTGCGCGCCGATGCCGACCTGGCCCACGCGGTGGAGAACCTGGTCGACGGCAGCTTCTTCAATTCCGGGCAGAGCTGCTGCGGCATCGAGCGCATCTACGTCGACCACAAGCTCTACCCGGCCTTCGTCGAAGGCTTCGTCGAACTGACTCGCCAGTACGTGCTGGGCAACCCGCTGGGCCAGGCCACCACCCTCGGCCCGCTGGTGCGCGCCCAAGCCGCCGAGTTCGTCCGCGGGCAGATCGCCCAGGCTACCGCCAAGGGCGCGCGGGCACTGATCGACGCGAAGAGCTTCGCCGCCGACGCCCCCGGCACGCCCTACATGGCGCCGCAGGTGCTGGTACAGGTCGACCACGAGATGGCAGTGATGCGCGAGGAAAGCTTCGGCCCGGTGGTCGGCATCATGCCGGTGGCCGGCGACGCCGAGGCCATCGCCCTGATGAACGACAGCCCCTATGGTCTCAGCGCGGCCATCTGGAGCAGCGATCTGGACGCCGCCGAGCGCCTCGGCGGCCAACTGGAGACCGGCACCGTGTTCATGAACCGCTGCGACTACCTCGACCCGGCCCTGGCCTGGACCGGGGTCAAGCACACCGGGCGCGGCGCCACCCTGTCGCGCCTGGGCTACGAGCACCTGACCCGGCCCAAGTCGTTCCATCTGCGCCACCAGCTCTGA
- a CDS encoding glutamine synthetase family protein: MTAPLTLARLRQLAEAGSVDTVLACMVDMQGRLIGKRFQVEFFLDSAHEETHGCDYLLADDIDMEPVPGYAAASWKRGYGDFVFKPDLSTMRLVPWLEGTALVLCDVQDHHHQDLPHSPRGILKRQIARLTERGYQGMFASELEFYLFDQSYESIHAQHYREPRTANYHIEDYGILQTIRDEPVLRAIRKHLQAAGIAVENSKGEWGPGQEEINVRYADALTMADSHSIIKHACKEIALLQGKAITFMAKWNYNLAGSSSHIHNSLWSLKGNKPLFFNAKAEFGMSKLMRQWVAGQLKYAGDITYFLAPYINSYKRFQAGTFAPTRAVWSNDNRTAGFRLCGEGGKGIRIECRIGGADLNPYLAFAALIAAGLAGIDEQLELPPPFSGDAYEHDELPEVAKTLRGATSALEQSHMLRAAFGDEVVEHYLHTARWEQSEYDRRVTDWELRRGFERY, encoded by the coding sequence ATGACCGCCCCGCTCACCCTTGCCCGACTGCGCCAGCTGGCCGAAGCCGGCAGCGTCGACACCGTCCTGGCCTGCATGGTCGACATGCAGGGCCGTCTGATCGGCAAGCGCTTCCAGGTCGAGTTCTTCCTCGACAGCGCCCACGAGGAAACCCACGGCTGCGACTACCTGCTAGCCGACGACATCGACATGGAGCCGGTGCCCGGCTACGCCGCAGCCAGCTGGAAGCGCGGCTACGGCGATTTCGTGTTCAAGCCCGACCTCTCCACCATGCGCCTGGTGCCCTGGCTGGAAGGTACCGCCCTGGTGCTGTGCGACGTGCAGGACCACCACCACCAGGACCTGCCGCACAGCCCGCGCGGCATCCTCAAGCGGCAGATCGCCCGCCTCACCGAGCGCGGCTACCAGGGCATGTTCGCCTCCGAACTGGAGTTCTACCTGTTCGACCAGAGCTACGAGAGCATCCACGCCCAGCACTACCGCGAGCCGCGCACGGCCAACTACCACATCGAGGACTACGGCATCCTGCAGACCATCCGCGACGAGCCGGTGCTGCGCGCCATCCGCAAGCACCTGCAGGCGGCCGGCATCGCCGTGGAAAACTCCAAGGGCGAATGGGGTCCGGGCCAGGAAGAGATCAACGTGCGCTATGCCGACGCGCTGACCATGGCCGACAGCCACAGCATCATCAAGCACGCCTGCAAGGAGATCGCCCTGCTGCAGGGCAAGGCCATCACCTTCATGGCCAAGTGGAACTACAACCTGGCCGGCTCCAGCAGCCATATCCACAACTCGCTGTGGAGCCTGAAGGGCAACAAGCCGCTGTTCTTCAACGCCAAGGCCGAGTTCGGCATGTCCAAGCTGATGCGCCAGTGGGTGGCCGGCCAGCTCAAGTACGCCGGCGACATCACCTATTTCCTCGCCCCCTACATCAACTCCTACAAGCGCTTCCAGGCCGGCACCTTCGCCCCCACCCGCGCGGTGTGGAGCAACGACAATCGTACCGCGGGCTTTCGCCTGTGCGGCGAGGGCGGCAAGGGCATCCGCATCGAATGCCGCATCGGCGGTGCCGACCTCAACCCCTACCTGGCCTTCGCCGCGCTGATCGCCGCCGGCCTGGCCGGCATCGACGAACAGCTGGAGCTGCCGCCGCCCTTCTCCGGCGATGCCTACGAGCACGACGAGCTGCCCGAGGTGGCCAAGACCCTGCGAGGCGCCACCAGCGCCCTGGAGCAGTCGCACATGTTGCGTGCGGCCTTCGGCGACGAGGTGGTCGAGCACTACCTGCACACCGCGCGCTGGGAACAATCCGAATACGACCGCCGGGTGACCGACTGGGAACTGCGCCGCGGCTTCGAGCGCTACTGA